A single genomic interval of Lucilia cuprina isolate Lc7/37 chromosome 2, ASM2204524v1, whole genome shotgun sequence harbors:
- the LOC111678890 gene encoding chitinase-like protein Idgf3, protein MKLYYYLMAVYIACQFSWIKADKMVCYYDIYMANIKGPNKFNVKDMETALQFCSYVIYSDINIMPKTFALKPLTHLQQEQFLSVRKLKTKFPNVKFLLSVSGEKNMSDSEKYLKLLEADHKAQNTFVSSTLQLLRKYQFDGLSLDLPLPTEEPKQVHPYYAQIWFGIKNFFTSNSAEDVKTAEHKKELTDLIQQLSGALKEHNLILSLTVLPNVRSKSYFDVKTISKNLDFIIISAFDFYTPLRNPEEADYAAPIYAPIKIGNRLPLANVDQLVEEWLKTLEIPPQKLIIGIPAYGHAWKMGNNTKTTGLPPVPLTQGPAWTAAKTRIPGLLPYPEICTQLTKSSIKTTTSGNALTSIVDPTKKYGNYAYRATDEKGNAGIWISYEDPSTAAAKAEYAKSRHLGGVALFDITYDDTHGRCGEDTFPILRSIVMKLLQ, encoded by the exons atgaaattatattattatttaatggcGGTATATATCGCCTGTCAATTCTCCTGGATCAAAGCCGATAAAATGGTGTGTTACTATGACATTTATATGGCAAACATAAAag GACCTAATAAGTTTAACGTCAAGGATATGGAAACTGCTTTACAATTCTGTTCTTATGTTATTTATAGTGACATTAATATTATGCCCAAAACATTTGCACTTAAACCTCTAACACATCTACAACAAGAACAATTTCTTAGTGTGcgtaaacttaaaactaaatttccaAATGTTAAATTCCTGCTAAGTGTTAGTGGTGAAAAAAATATGTCAGattctgaaaaatatttgaaattgttagAAGCCGATCATAAGGCTCAGAATACATTTGTCTCTTCAACTCTTCAGTTATTGCGTAAATATCAATTTGATGGTTTAAGTTTGGATCTTCCACTACCAACTGAAGAGCCCAAACAAGTTCATCCATATTATGCTCAAATCTGGTTTGGTATCAAGAACTTTTTTACCTCCAACTCAGCGGAGGATGTAAAAACAGCTGagcataaaaaagaattaacagATTTGATCCAACAACTGAGTGGTGCTTTGAAAGAGCACAATTTGATTTTGAGTTTAACTGTTTTGCCGAATGTCAGATCAAAGT CCTATTTCGATGTTAAAACCATTTCCAAGAACTTAGACTTTATTATTATCTCTGCCTTTGATTTCTACACACCTCTACGCAATCCCGAAGAAGCCGACTATGCAGCACCCATTTATGCTCCCATTAAAATAGGCAATCGTTTACCTCTAGCCAATGTCGATCAGTTAGTAGAAGAGTGGTTAAAGACTCTAGAAATACCACCGCAAAAACTTATAATTGGTATACCAGCTTATGGACACGCTTGGAAAATGGGTAATAATACTAAAACTACTGGACTTCCACCGGTGCCATTAACTCAAGGACCTGCTTGGACTGCAGCCAAAACTCGTATACCCGGTTTATTACCATATCCTGAGATATGTACACAATTAACGAAATCATCGATTAAAACAACAACTTCTGGTAATGCCTTAACGTCTATAGTCGATCCAACTAAGAAATATGGTAATTATGCTTATCGTGCAACTGATGAAAAAGGTAATGCTGGTATATGGATTAGTTATGAAGATCCTTCGACGGCAGCTGCCAAGGCTGAATATGCTAAAAGTCGTCATTTAGGCGGTGTGGCCTTGTTTGACATCACCTATGATGATACACATGGTCGTTGTGGTGAAGATACTTTTCCCATTTTAAGATCAATTGTTATGAAGTTGTTGcagtaa
- the LOC111678891 gene encoding chitinase-like protein Idgf3 produces the protein MTTKKMQQFVGITVILLVILLKWTEAFKLVCYYDISSASKVGPAKFTSKDMEFALNLCTHVVYSYVTITPDKLLLTVQTPEQEQELANMKKFKNKYPKVKFLLSLSGERSSKTTKSFLRLLEDPPATKMLIKSLMEVLIKYKFNGLSLDLPLPTVLPTKPLRAKVWDFLISLFKMDHFNNDLKYIEHKDQLTVLIELLKANFKEYQLMLTLNVLPNVDSKKYFDIPEIMKYLDFVILSAFDFFTPQRNSLEANFMSPTKFIKPTTLLYNRDTSLRNIYDFYTFWHSQNVHRYKIVIGIAAYGRSWKMTKNSNSNGVPPVYYTDGPASAGPYTYTPGFLSYPEICEKIRSSKLKKVTDHKVKSVYAFLPANKNKFGIWISYENYKTAGSKADFIRNNNLGGIALIDLSLDDVHGECGGEKFAILKSINYRLTRILS, from the exons ATGACAACAAAGAAAATGCAACAGTTTGTTGGTATAACAGTGATCTTAttggtaattttattaaaatggacCGAAGCCTTCAAATTGGTGTGTTATTATGACATATCTAGTGCCAGCAAAGTGG GCCCAGCAAAATTTACTTCTAAAGATATGGAATTTGCCTTGAATCTATGTACTCATGTTGTATATAGTTATGTGACTATAACTCCAGATAAATTATTACTTACGGTCCAAACGCCCGAACAAGAACAGGAACTAGccaatatgaaaaaatttaaaaataaatatcccAAGGTTAAGTTTCTTCTAAGTTTAAGCGGTGAAAGGAGTAGTAAAACAACGAAAAGTTTTTTACGACTTTTAGAAGATCCACCGGCAacgaaaatgttaattaaatctCTTATGGAAGTGttaatcaaatataaatttaatggttTAAGTTTGGATTTGCCCTTACCTACAGTGTTGCCTACTAAACCGCTACGCGCTAAAGTTTGGGATTTTTTGATAAGCCTTTTTAAAATGGATCATTTTAATAATGATCTTAAATATATAGAACACAAAGATCAGCTAACGGTTCTGATAGAACTATTAAAAGCCAACTTTAAGGAATACCAGCTTATGCTAACTTTAAACGTATTACCAAATGTCGATTCGAAAA AATATTTTGATATTCCCGAgattatgaaatatttggacTTTGTAATACTTTCggcatttgatttttttacaccTCAACGTAATTCCCTAGAAGCTAATTTCATGTCacctacaaaatttataaaacccaCAACACTTCTATATAATCGTGATACGTCTTTGcgaaatatttatgatttttatacatTCTGGCATTCGCAAAATGTTCACCGATACAAAATCGTTATTGGCATTGCTGCTTACGGCCGTTCTTGGAAAATGACCAAAAACTCGAATAGCAATGGTGTGCCTCCCGTTTACTATACCGATGGTCCTGCTTCGGCTGGTCCATATACCTATACGCCCGGTTTTCTATCGTATCCTGAGATATGTGAAAAAATACGTTCTTCCAAGTTAAAAAAAGTAACTGATCATAAAGTGAAATCTGTTTATGCTTTTCTTCCagccaataaaaataaatttggtatTTGGATTAGTTATGAGAACTATAAGACGGCCGGTTCGAAAGCTGATTTTATTCGAAATAATAATTTGGGTGGTATTGCCTTAATAGATTTGAGTTTGGATGATGTACATGGTGAGTGTGGTGGTGAAAAATTTGCTATATTGAAATCAATTAACTATAGATTGACTAgaatattatcttaa
- the LOC111678892 gene encoding chitinase-like protein Idgf3, with product MILTRSKKTNTFLLNKYKKNEISYKILYNFTIGTYNASSTALLTDYDAVSRDRQGFAQFTLEDLENSLEFCTHVIYGYAGINPQSLQMTSLNTQRDIEERHFTEVTALKEKYPHIKFLLSLGGDKDIGLDLNNKYMELLEAGYDIQKSFIESVLYLLRSYKFDGLDLAYQFPRNNYYGKVIIDAPWKSLKKLFIKNLNETETKVDDHKTQFSLLVQNLRNALKPHDLILSLTVLPNVNASHYLNASALIPHLDFINLQTFDFTTPELSPNEATYTAALYSVPQQGTRNVLHSVDYQVNYWLAQRISHNKINIGIAAYGRAWKMTTDSKTDGFPKVLATNGPASAGYITKLPGVLTWPEICPMLPNMLNVNKSGPHAPLLNVLDPHKDFVTYAFRPADENGEYGMWVSYDDPRIVAIKAAYVKRRHLAGIALYDVSLDDFHGLCNGDTFPMLRYIKYTFL from the exons atgattttaacacgg tccaAGAAGACAAACacatttctattaaataaatataaaaaaaatgaaatttcatataaaattctatataactTTACTATTGGGACATATAACGCGAGCAGCACAGCGTTACTGACAGACTACGATGCTGTCAGCCGGGATAGACAAG GTTTTGCGCAATTTACTTTAGAGGATTTGGAGAATTCACTAGAATTTTGTACTCATGTCATTTACGGTTATGCCGGTATCAATCCACAATCTTTGCAAATGACCAGCCTTAATACACAACGTGATATCGAAGAGCGTCACTTTACGGAAGTTACTGCTTTAAAGGAGAAGTATCCTCACATCAAGTTCTTACTCAGTTTGGGTGGAGACAAAGATATTGGTCTTGatttgaataataaatatatggAACTATTAGAAGCTGGTTATGATATACAGAAATCATTTATAGAATCTGTTTTGTATTTGTTGCGTAGTTATAAATTTGATGGACTCGATTTGGCATATCAGTTTCCGCGTAATAATTATTATGGTAAAGTAATCATTGATGCTCCCTGGAAGtcattaaagaaattatttataaagaatcttAATGAAACCGAAACTAAAGTAGATGATCATAAAACTCAATTCTCATTGTTGGTACAGAACCTTAGGAATGCTTTAAAGCCGCATGATCTAATTTTAAGCTTGACCGTGCTGCCAAATGTAAATGCTTCTC attatttaAATGCTTCTGCTCTAATACCCCATTtggattttattaatttgcaaaCTTTTGATTTTACCACACCCGAGTTAAGCCCCAATGAAGCTACCTATACAGCTGCCTTATATTCTGTACCTCAACAGGGTACTCGTAATGTTTTGCATAGTGTTGACTATCAGGTTAACTATTGGCTAGCCCAGCGTATATCTCATAACAAGATAAATATCGGTATTGCTGCCTATGGTCGTGCTTGGAAAATGACTACCGATTCTAAGACAGATGGTTTTCCCAAAGTATTAGCTACAAATGGTCCTGCTTCAGCTGGTTATATAACAAAACTTCCCGGTGTCTTAACTTGGCCGGAAATTTGCCCTATGCTACCAAATATGCTTAATGTCAATAAAAGCGGACCTCATGCTCCATTACTTAATGTTTTAGATCCTCATAAGGATTTTGTAACATATGCATTTCGTCCGGCCGATGAGAATGGTGAATATGGTATGTGGGTTAGTTATGATGATCCCAGAATTGTGGCCATTAAGGCAGCTTATGTTAAACGTCGTCACTTGGCTGGTATAGCTTTATACGATGTAAGTCTCGATGACTTTCATGGACTTTGTAATGGTGATACATTTCCGATGTTGagatatattaaatatacatttttatga
- the LOC111678889 gene encoding chitinase-like protein Idgf3, giving the protein MKLFLNLSVTLILCHLANALGPYTACFYDANGVGREGLAKFSLNDLETALNFCTHLVYGYVGLNPETFRLASLNNDRDVKGRHFLKVTDLKEKYPYVKFLLSVGGDKDLGGSEKYIKLLEADQEKQQNFIDSAKYLVRSLNFDGLDLAFQLPQNKPRKVHSSLGMAWKSTKKLFTGDFVVDKQADEHKQQLTELVKKLKTSFAENDLLLSLTVLPNVNSSWYFNVPALINQVDFVNLAAFDFTTPERNPHEADYTAPLYAPPLEGNRLPHYNVDYQIEHWTSQRFPKTKINVGIATYGRAWKMTLESKSEGYPIIPSTDGAAEPGPQTKVSGLLSWPEICLKLQPKAQFALRRFADPTKRHGTYAFRAADENGEHGTWVSYDDPEMAATKAAYVMSKGLGGVALFDLTLDDFRGQCTGDQFPILRAIKYKL; this is encoded by the exons atgaaattatttttaaatttaagtgtaACACTAATATTGTGTCATTTGGCAAATGCTTTGGGGCCATATACGGCGTGTTTCTATGATGCTAACGGTGTGGGAAGGGAAG GTTTAGCCAAATTCTCTCTTAATGATTTAGAAACagctttaaatttttgcactCATTTGGTGTATGGTTATGTGGGTCTTAATCCAGAAACTTTCCGTTTGGCTTCTCTAAATAATGACAGAGATGTTAAAGGCAGACACTTCCTTAAGGTTACCGATTTGAAAGAAAAGTAcccttatgttaaatttttattaagtgtAGGCGGTGACAAAGATCTGGGCGGTtctgaaaaatacataaaattgttGGAGGCTGATCaagaaaagcaacaaaatttcattgattcTGCCAAATATTTGGTGCGTAGTTTAAATTTTGATGGTTTGGATTTGGCCTTCCAATTGCCACAAAACAAACCACGCAAGGTTCACTCTTCTTTGGGCATGGCTTGGAAATCTACCAAGAAATTATTTACCGGTGACTTTGTAGTCGATAAGCAGGCCGATGAACATAAGCAGCAATTAACTGAATTGGTGAAAAAGCTTAAAACTTCTTTTGCTGAAAATGATTTGTTATTGAGTTTAACCGTTTTGCCAAATGTCAATTCATCAT GGTATTTTAATGTTCCCGCCTTAATTAATCAAGTGGACTTCGTTAATTTGGCAGCCTTCGATTTTACCACTCCCGAGCGTAATCCTCATGAGGCAGACTATACGGCACCTTTGTATGCTCCCCCTTTAGAGGGCAACCGTTTGCCTCATTACAATGTTGATTATCAAATTGAGCATTGGACTTCTCAACGTTTCCCGAAGACTAAAATCAATGTGGGCATCGCTACTTATGGTCGTGCTTGGAAAATGACTTTAGAGTCAAAATCTGAGGGTTATCCAATCATACCCTCAACGGATGGTGCTGCTGAGCCCGGTCCCCAAACTAAAGTTTCCGGCCTTTTAAGTTGGCCagagatttgtttaaaattacaacCGAAAGCTCAGTTTGCTTTGCGCCGTTTTGCTGATCCCACTAAAAGACATGGTACTTATGCCTTCCGTGCTGCCGATGAGAATGGCGAACATGGTACTTGGGTTAGTTATGATGATCCTGAGATGGCAGCTACTAAAGCCGCTTATGTTATGTCTAAGGGTTTGGGCGGTGTGGCTTTATTTGATTTAACTTTGGATGATTTTCGTGGTCAGTGTACTGGTGATCAGTTTCCTATTTTAAGGGCTATTAAGTATAAGttgtaa
- the LOC124419024 gene encoding chitinase-like protein Idgf3, whose amino-acid sequence MKFCLSLLLALAVCQLTLAAGPNMVCFYDASSVDRDGLAKFSTPDIDIALQFCTHLIYGYAGINSENFHLKSLNTQRDLQRRHFATITDMKEKFPNIKILLSVGGDKDFENPDKYVQLLEGGAEKHRAFAESARELLRSYNFDGLDLAFQLPRNKPRKVHSSAGSAWKSFKKLFTGDFVVDEKADEHKEQFTNFVGTLKSIFSPNNLMITLTVLPNVNSTWYFNAAALESHLDFVNLAAFDFTTPTRNPEEADYTAPLYPIPLEGNRQPHYNVDFQVDHWISQRFPHNKINVGVASYGRAWKMTSDSNANGIPIVSDTNGAADPGPQTQQGGLLNWAEVCLKLPNPTNVGKSGADAPLRRVADPTKKYGTYAFRPADENGEHGMWVSYEDPDTASTKAAYVKTRSLGGVALFDLSLDDFNGQCTGDKFPMLRAMKYRLL is encoded by the exons atgaaattttgtttgagTTTGCTTTTGGCACTGGCCGTGTGTCAGCTGACACTGGCTGCTGGTCCCAATATGGTTTGCTTTTATGATGCATCCAGTGTGGATAGAGatg GTTTAGCTAAGTTTTCAACGCCAGATATTGATATTGCTTTACAATTTTGCACACATTTAATCTACGGTTATGCTGGTATTAATTCCGAGAATTTCCatttgaaaagtttaaatacTCAACGTGACCTGCAGCGACGTCACTTTGCAACTATAACTGATATGAAAGAGAAATTCCCTAATATTAAAATCTTGTTGAGTGTTGGAGGcgataaagattttgaaaatccCGACAAATATGTGCAACTCTTGGAGGGAGGCGCCGAGAAACATAGGGCTTTCGCTGAATCAGCTCGTGAACTATTGCGTAGTTATAATTTTGATGGTTTGGATTTGGCCTTCCAATTGCCACGCAATAAACCTCGTAAGGTACACTCCAGTGCCGGCAGTGCTTGGAAATCCTTTAAGAAACTTTTCACTGGAGACTTTGTTGTTGACGAGAAAGCCGATGAGCATAAAGAACAATTTACCAATTTTGTAGGCACTTTAAAATCGATATTTAGTCCAAATAATCTTATGATCACCTTAACGGTTTTACCAAATGTTAATTCTACtt GGTACTTTAATGCTGCAGCATTGGAAAGTCATTTGGACTTTGTTAATTTGGCTGCTTTTGATTTTACTACACCCACACGCAATCCCGAGGAAGCTGACTACACCGCTCCACTTTATCCCATACCTTTGGAAGGTAATCGCCAGCCTCATTACAATGTCGATTTCCAAGTTGACCATTGGATTTCTCAACGTTTccctcataataaaattaatgtcgGCGTTGCTAGTTATGGTCGTGCTTGGAAAATGACATCAGATTCCAATGCTAACGGTATCCCTATTGTATCGGACACCAATGGAGCTGCTGATCCCGGACCACAAACACAACAAGGTGGCCTTTTGAACTGGGCTGAGGTTTGCTTGAAATTGCCTAACCCCACTAATGTTGGTAAATCGGGAGCTGATGCTCCTTTGCGCCGCGTTGCTGATCCTACAAAGAAATACGGTACTTATGCCTTCCGTCCAGCCGATGAGAATGGTGAACATGGCATGTGGGTCAGTTATGAAGATCCCGATACTGCTTCGACAAAGGCTGCCTATGTTAAGACCCGCAGCTTGGGCGGTGTGGCCTTGTTCGATTTGAGTCTGGATGATTTTAATGGTCAGTGTACGGGCGATAAATTCCCCATGTTAAGAGCTATGAAATATCGATTGTTGTAG